The proteins below come from a single Lepeophtheirus salmonis chromosome 4, UVic_Lsal_1.4, whole genome shotgun sequence genomic window:
- the LOC121116785 gene encoding uncharacterized protein, with translation MKTFFTIVALIVASAYAAPEAEADADPHHAYGGHVRSYGYGGYHGRPAYGYGYGRPHYLGKREAEPTADPEADPHHGYGGRVRSYGYGGYHGRPSYGYGYSRPHYLGKREAEPTADPEADPHHVYGGHVRSPGYGYHGYPSYGYGSYGSYGSRPHHYLGKREAEPTADADPGYGYASSYGYGGHYGRPSYGYGRPSYGYGRPYYY, from the exons ATGAAGACTTTTTTCACT ATTGTTGCCCTCATTGTAGCTTCTGCTTATGCAGCTCCAGAGGCTGAGGCAGACGCCGATCCTCATCATGCTTATGGAGGTCATGTGAGATCCTATGGATATGGAGGCTACCATGGACGACCAGCATACGGATATGGATACGGTCGTCCTCACTACCTAGGAAAACGTGAGGCTGAACCCACTGCTGATCCTGAAGCGGATCCTCACCATGGTTATGGAGGTCGTGTGAGATCCTATGGATATGGAGGTTACCATGGACGACCATCGTACGGATATGGATACAGTCGTCCTCACTACCTCGGAAAGCGTGAGGCTGAACCCACTGCTGATCCTGAAGCTGATCCTCACCATGTATATGGAGGTCATGTCAGATCCCCTGGATATGGATATCATGGATACCCTTCCTACGGATACGGCTCATACGGATCCTATGGCTCCAGACCTCATCACTATCTCGGAAAGCGTGAGGCTGAACCCACTGCTGATGCTGATCCTGGATATGGTTATGCCAGTTCTTACGGGTATGGAGGACATTATGGTCGACCTTCCTACGGATATGGACGACCCTCTTACGGATATGGACGTCCCTATTACTACTAA